GTCAGGCCTGAGATGTCAACATCTTACATATCTAGAAGGCATTTCTGAGACTAACTGCACAGGCCAGCTTCACAGCCCAAGGATGAGCTTACTACAGCAAACTCTGTAGACAGAACTCTAAAGAAAGTTTGCAGTTAGTCTTGCTGATACTCAGACACTTAAAGATGCACTTTCAAAGAGCCTGACAGAAAAGCCTAACAGCTGACATTGTGAAATACACCCTCTGGAAGCACCAACTGGAACAGAACACTAGACTCCAGCAATCAAGAGTTCTCATCAAAGGTCATTCCAAACTGGTAGTCTTTATTCCCCAGAGACTCAAGAGCTAACCTTCTGACtgcacccacctcactgcccctTTACCTATGTTTTTATGCAGAGAGCGAATAAAAGTGGCTGCCAAGATGTTCCTCTCCTTGCAGCTGAGCTCCACAGGGGGTTGGATCCCATCATCCACCACCAGTGTCAGTAATTTGTGCACAGGGTCAGGACCAAGGTATGAAAACTAGCAGCAAAAAGATGCAAGAAAGGGTAAACCGTCATGCAGAAGGTGAAGTATGTTCAGTAGACAGAgcaacaccacctgtgctctaAGGCTCTCTGCTCACCCATGCATGTGCAGTTAACAGGAACACTTTTTCAAGCAACCAGACTCAAGTTAGGAGGCTGCATTAAACCTCACACCCTCAACCTAGGGGCTTCGGTGGACACAATCTCAGCATTTTGTCAAGTTTATGAGAAAGGCAGATGAGAAATGCAAAAGGATTCAAATTTTTGTCTAGCACTGAGATAAAAGGCAGGGAGAAGACATATAACTGGCTCCTATTAATAAGTATTAGTGAAATTTAGGTAGTGAGAAGGAACTCCAGAGTTGAATTTTATGCAACAAAATGTTTCTCTATGGGTGGAATCCCTTCTCTTCAAAAAGAGCAATCAGACTGTCATTCACGAGGACTACAAGAACATGGAGGTGCAGTGACAGCTACAGGAGAAGAGGCTCACCTTTGTGCCAGGACAAACTCTGAAAGTGTAGAGGCGCCATGGAATGATCTTCAGGTAAAATTCTTTCACTGAGAATTGCTGAGTAACCACAACAAAAAGAGAAGTTAAAGATCACAGAACCGTTAAGCGCTGTCTCTGAAATATATGAGGTGCAGGACTGATCTGTAAGGCCAGACCTTCCTCTAACCCCAAGGACAGGTTTCTGAAACATCtgatggactagatgacctttggaggtcccttccaactcagaccattctgattctatgatgatatcCAGCAACACACTTACACACAATTGCATTAACAAGTTTGGCACCTAAAGGGAAGCTGCAAGAGTAGCCACCTCTGGCAATATCCTTTACTAGGTAACGCAATAGAAAAAAGTGCTCAGTGAGATCCCAAGGATGAAAGGATGCTGAGCTCACGAGGATCCAGCATGCATTCCCAAAGTCAGTTCTTAAAGTCACATGCAGCAGAGATTTAGAAATCTCAAGCAACATCCCTCCAACTTAGAACTGCTTCAcagccctccctctctctgtctgtGTCAGGAAAACAGTTCCTGGATTAGTCTTTCACTCTGataataattattttttcaGAATGCATTCAGATCAATAGTTTAACAAAGTGAATTCAAATTTATGAGTAGATTTAGTGGAATTTCCTTTCAGGTTCCTCTGAATGCTGGTAGGAAATAAGGGCTAATTGTTTCTGTTAACATATTCTTACTGTAAGAGTAAGCCACTTTCTCTTGACTTGAATTCTGTTTCTTCTACTTGTATATTTACCCTTTGCCCTCTgaccattttcttccttttattttccctgaaACATTCAAGAAACTGAGCAAAGGCATAAAATCTGAGAATCTGTAAGTTCTGATCTACGGGTACCACAAACTGAGAAAGGGTCTGACCTGACTAGAGCAAAGGAAAGGCAGACTATGTATTGAGCAATCAGTGAGGAAATTCCCTTGAGCCTTTGGGTTAGACCTAGAAAGACACAAGGTGCCTAAAACTTCAAGGAATATTTTTAGTGTTATTTTCGGCCATGAGCCCCATGTTTGTTGTCTAGCCTTAGGCAAACCTTTGTAAACCAAATCTGAGGCACATAAATCTGGAGCTGAAATACAGAGCACAAGAAAGCTCTTCAGCTGCAGTGTCATTTAAACGTGTTCAAGACTGGTAACTTTTTGATCTCTACCTTAGGTGACACATAGCAGTACACTTTTTTAGGTTTCTTCACTTTCTCAGGGGTCTGGCTGTCAGAAGGAGAATCTTCATCTTCATCCTCAGTTGCAGTAGAAGGACGGCGCTGGGAGGAGCTCAGGTGCGTTGGTGGAAGTTGCCACTGTGTGTTGGTGTAACTAGGAGCATCATAAAGGTAGGCTTCAAAGTAAATACTGACACCTGAGGTGGACACATTGCGTTCTACAATGTTCTTTTCGTTCTCTGATGGAAATAGATACAAAAGAGTTATGTGTATCTCCATGgagactggaaagaaaaaaaacagagcatCCACAGACCACCACCAAATTAGTCACTGTGGTTTTAAAGAACAGGCTACAAATCTAAAGGAAAACTTGGTCAACTCAAACtctgatacagaaacacaggagTGATTTCAAGACAGCCGTTTGTCTGTCCTGGCCTCTAAACAGAAACAagttggaggggaaaaaaaatgaagaaggcATATAGAATCTGACAGGCCAGCCTGGAGGCACTTCCTTTTCACAGACACACTGCAGACTGGCTCACTCCTGAAGAAACCAGGAGTTAAGCACATAGGTTACAAGCAGTGTTTTTCATTCATATAGCTTAACATACAATACATGACAGGCTCACTTCTGGTGTGGCTCAGGGGCCAAGCACTTAGCAAGCAACGACGACTGAGTAATTTCAGAGGTAAACCTTCAGAGACAGGGGAAAAAACATGCATGCTTTTATCTGATGGTGGAACAGAGGATCAGCTTTCATTTCAGTATCTCCCTTGTCAGCAGCAAATTCATTTTCCTTAGCATTTTTAAAGGAATAGCAGTCCTTAAGCAATTAAGCATGGCCAGTAGCTAGTCTGCAGAGAAACCACATTTAGCTCTGCTACACCAGTGTGCAACACATCTTGTAAGAGGACACCTGGAGAACAAATACTGAGTAGCTTTTAACTCACCACTTAAAACAATGATGTCAAAATCACCATTGCTTATGGGCTGGTTTTGGTAGGAGATGCAGGCATGGAAACACCCCCTGCAGTGCAAGGTGAGTCGGAAGAACACTTCACAAGTCTGGAGATTAGACACCACAGACTTCTCAAAAACAACATCAGAGCTCTCTTCTTCTTGAGGACCCAGctaaacagaaaacaaattaaTAAAAGAAGGTCTATAGCTCATCTGAAGTCAAGCAGCAAGGGATAAAGTTGCACTCACTTCATGGATGGAGAGGCTGTAGTTGTGCTCATCTATCAAGGACACAGAATTGCTGGTGGGATTGTCATACTCATCTCTGGGAGCTATCTGCAgagtgtgctgctgcccacaggtcAGCACCAGAGTGGAGAAATGGCAGACAATTTTGGTTTTGGAAGGAaccaccattcctgaggcagatAACAATAGTTTAGAGTCAAACAAGATCCAAAGTGAAGCTACTAAGAGCAAAGACAGAGCAACTGGCACACAATTTTGACCCTTTAAAAAAGGATCAAATCTAAACACATTCTATGCCCATACCTTGAAAAGCCAAAGTATCTCAGCATTGAAACACATAGTATGGTGCACAGGGTTTGCCTTGGTCAGAAACTTAATACTGATAAAGGAAATGTAGCTAATAGCTCCCTAAACAATGCTTTTACCACCGTTCTAACCTTCAGCTCAAGAAGTTGCTCCCATTGCACACACAGAATACAAATCAGCTGACATCCAAGGAAACCTGCAAATTCATCTTTTCAAAGAAACTTTAACTTGGAGGGTATCCAAGTCAAACTTGAGCTTCCTCTTTCTGAAGGTGTATCTCAGTAAGCTTTGCATCTATTGACAATGCCACGTAATAGAGGTACTTTCAACTAATACATACATTAAAAGATGGTGACTGgtgtcaaaaaaaaaccacaaaacagaaggaaacaaTTTGTAAATGGATAAAAAAGGAAATGTTTTTAAAGAAGAGACAATTAAAGGTATCAACTGCTCCAGGAGCTTTACAGGAATAGAACAGGGTATTCAAAAAAGGAAGAGTCAAACCATGATGACATTTCCAAATTAAATACAAATAAGTCAATACCTTCACAAAAGGCATTCTCTGACTACTAAATGGATCATGAAGACATTACTACAAAACAGAGAACAAGACACAGGTGGCAAGGGAGTTTAAGCAGCACAAATGACTTATTCTGTCAAGCAGTCACTAATTTGCCACGTACTGGTAGTCACAAGAATGTTTCAGCcatgtgcctgctgctgggatcCATATATGACAAAAGGAAAATGGTGAAGGGTAACTCTTTCCCTGCCACCTACCTATTTCAGATGGAAACACATTTACCTAACTGCCTCCAATATCCCCACATCTACTCTGAATCATGACCTTACCTGGCTGAAAGACCTTGTAGTAGGGGCTGTAGGCCACATTCAAGCCACCGAGTTTCACAGAGATCTCGTATCTTCCAGCCCTGCGCACAGTGAAGGCCACTTTCACCACATTGGAATTAGGctcctgaagaacttcctggGTTACTGGAATATCAATTGCTAGCTCCACATGGCAGATGTGAACTCGCAGCCCCACAGGCCTGTGAGCAGGAAAGGGTTGTCCATTTTTATAGAATAACTGCATGGGAAACGGAGAAGTTGAGGTCAGCAAAAATATGCAGTgaacagagaaggagaaagcaaGTTGCCTTGGAAAAAACAAGGGTGAGAACCCCAGctcagcaaagggaaaaaaaaatcaacaccaGCTCTGACACATAGGCTGTGCTCTCTGAAGCAGAAGGGGCACAAGCAGGCACTGAACAGCTTCATTCTCTTTTGTGCTGGGGCTCATTTGAGTGCCCTGAAAAGAACATGCCTCTAGGCATTTCTTCTCTGTACTATTAGTGCAATATCAGAGCAGAAACCAAGAGAATCCActactgaaaggaaaaaagcaaagccaTGTCCTTTCAGAGAAACAAGCAGATCTTGTCCCCTTAGCACAGCTAAGCTTTGGAAAAGCGCTCACCAATTTGCTATGGAAACAATGTGGAGAAGATGTTGACCTAAGGAGCTGACCCATTCTGTGGTGATAAAAAGCATCAGCATGAAAAGGACAGCATGAAATCCCAATCAGCTCAATCACAGAAGTTATCTGCCAGACAATTTGAGAAGGTAACACACCTCAAAGAGTACTTCCTTACAAGAAAAGAATTACACCTTGAAACCCTACAGCTCTTCAAGAGCACCAGCttgcagcccagctcctgcctgtcaGTTTCAAACAGGCTGCAGTCAGCAAAAGGTTACTACTATTACCTGTTTCTAAGTAAAGGAGGTCATGTGGCTTAAAGTAGCATGTACCTTGACTATCAGTGAGAGAAACCCACGCATGCAACAGTTATTGTTGATGAATAAAGGACTAAGCAAATGAGAGACAAGCATGAAGTGCAAGGGTACGCTGCAGGAACTGCCTTGAGTAAAAGGAAAGTGAGGGGATTAAATTTAATCAGTGGGAACAGAACAAGTCCCTTTTCCCTCAGCTCTTTTTCACTGCCTGCCCTGGAGTTAGGACTCCTCATTTAGCCTCCAACATAAGAGGGTTTCCTTGCCTTCCCAAGAGGTGAAAGTATGGCAATGTAGCTGAACTATTCTTATTTTGATAGCCTTCTGGGTTCAGAAGGTGGGGCAGAAAGGTAGGCACCAGCAAAATCTGTTCAAACTTTTTCCATGTAGCTCCAAATTCTCAGTGTTCAGCTCTCTCACTCATTTCTGAATTTGTCCCATTCCCCTACACTTGGCCTTTTGATATTGGAGGGAAATGAGTCCTTGGCAGGCTTTTCCAGGTCAGAATAACACTCAGGTTTTTGAGGAACAGGGAGTGGCCACGGAACTTTATAGCTCTTGGGCTGGTAAAATGCCCACTCCCACGCTCATAACTGCAGCTGCATAACCAAGATAGCACCAAGTCTGCTGAAGCCAAGGCTCAGCCCACTCACTTCCCAGTAAAGGAAGCAGTAGATAGGACAAACCTGATCTCCTCTGGCTCTTCAAAGGATTCTAAAGAGAGTGAGATAAAATTTTAAGGATTGCAAACCTGAGATGTGCACTTACAGAGTTCTACAAGAGTTACAGGAGGCAAAAGACATAAAGCTTTCCTGCTCCCACGTTACATCCAGCTTGGtcccaacaaaaaaacaccattTGTAGACCACATCCCTAGCTCAAACCTCTGTTCCTGCCCCCCAAACTGCATGGAAACAGAAATATTGCCTTACATGCACTCGGAAGGCCATGCTATGGCCCACCTCATAGGGGTCCTTCCAATCCCAGGAGATTTTGCAGGACCGGGGATCCAGGTAGTTGCCTCGCACGTAGTCATAAATAGTTCGCTCCCCTCGGCGTTCCCGGTCCTCATGCTGAAGGAAGCTGACTATACGTGCGGCGAGCTCGAAGAGGAACTTAATGGTGAAGAAGAGAGCTACCACAGATACCgtgaccccacctgcagcaacGAAAGAACAGAGAGTGCCTGTAGCAGCATGGCTGAGTCAGGCAACAAAATACCCTCTGCATCAGCCCACGATACCTTTTATTAATGACATTCTACTCAACTGCAAATTAGATGTttaaggcagaagctgttttgtGAACACATTAGGGTTTGCTTTATGCTACAAGTCAGGTTAGAGAATAACAAGTCCCTTAAAACTCTGCAAATGGCTGCAAACAGAGAAAGTAAGTAAGAGGTGATACAGAGTCTCAGGTATGGCCAACAGACATCCCAACAGAGTTGCAAATCAGAACTAGAGAGATTCCTTAAAAGGAAACAGTCATAATACCACGCAATCCCTGCATACCTCATTAAGACTGGATTAAGAAGCATCACGAAGGCAGCAACCCTGCACTAGCTCTCCAAAGCAAAAATGGATAGCTTAGGAGTGAGGTCAATGGCAAGACTTTAGGAACAAGAAGAATTGTGGAGAGGCAATTCTGCTGGAGAGTGCAGCACAAGGTGACGGTAGCCTCTTGTTTGTTAGGTAGACTCTGAACTGACATGAAAGCAGAGGCTTTCAAGAAACCCTTCTAAAGCCTACAGAGAGGTCAAATATGGTGATGGCCTTTCCTTCACTTACCAATAACGTAAAACATCAGGTCCCTTCGGTGAGACACACAGCCGAGGATCACAGCTGCATCTAGAACACAAAATATGCCAAGTCCAGTCCAGTGACTCTTCCTCATACACATAGGCCAAAATTTAATCTAAGGTTCCTCAGACAAACACCTATTGATCACCAAGCTTCTTCTCCAGGGACATCCCCATTCTGCAAGACTGTGAAATGTGCAAACATCACAGCACGCTAGAAGAAACTGTACTGCCTCCCTCACAGATTTCCATTCACATTCAGGGCTCTAAAAGGAGGACAATATAGAGTGAGGAGTGGGCTTTGGGTACTGCAAGGAGGAGCTACTTTTAGCAGAATCACCATTTTCAACAGCAGTGGCCAAAAGCCACACATCCAAATTCTCATACCTATTTGCAAGTCATAAAGCTAACTTCTAGTCTGCCATGAAAGTTTATCACAGAGCCACCACCACAATGAACAGAAGCTGACCCTCAACTAGCAACCTTAGAAGAAAAAGCTATAGAATAAAAGGGCTGTGGACAAGACCATCCTCATTTCTTCAGAGGAAACAAAATCATTACAGGGCAGAGTTgaatccattttttttccctgtactcTACTAAGGAGCATATGAAAGCAACTGTAAAGCCTATTTGTATTTTTCTACTCATTTCTACAAAACTGATCCTCTCTGCTGGAACTCTTGCTGATCAACACAAAAGCTAAAGCTTTGGGTTTGTACACCGTTGGGATTACAGTGATTTTTAGAGACATCAGCCCAGAGTCAAGTTCTCACTGAGGGGACTTGCTAAACAAACATGTAGTAAAAAAGCACATCCAGTATAACAGCATGCTGTTTGGTTGGTAAGACACAGCTGACAGATGGAtcgaaagcagcagcaaggaacGTGTGTGACAAACTATCTGGCATATGCTAATGCATACAATATAGCTCACCACATCACCATTCAGATAGTGAGAAGCTGCATTGTGCATtcaactgggtttttttttaagcaaacaCAAAAGGAGAGTTACTCATCAGTCAtctcaaaagcagcagcagtggacatCAGCATGCAGAAAGCTTAAATGAGGTATTTCCCCCCAACAATAGCCGTGACCTTCCAGCCCAGCAAGTCCCCTTTGCTGGCCTCCACAGATATTCCACCCCTCCAAGCAAAGAGCAATCACATACCTTTACACAAGTGTCCATGTTCTAAAAGCCAAAAGGAGGGCATCCATTCTTCAGCATCCTTCCTTTTTGTGCCCAACACCAA
This genomic interval from Pogoniulus pusillus isolate bPogPus1 chromosome 1, bPogPus1.pri, whole genome shotgun sequence contains the following:
- the AREL1 gene encoding apoptosis-resistant E3 ubiquitin protein ligase 1 isoform X2 yields the protein MPSFWLLEHGHLCKDAAVILGCVSHRRDLMFYVIGGVTVSVVALFFTIKFLFELAARIVSFLQHEDRERRGERTIYDYVRGNYLDPRSCKISWDWKDPYELFYKNGQPFPAHRPVGLRVHICHVELAIDIPVTQEVLQEPNSNVVKVAFTVRRAGRYEISVKLGGLNVAYSPYYKVFQPGMVVPSKTKIVCHFSTLVLTCGQQHTLQIAPRDEYDNPTSNSVSLIDEHNYSLSIHELGPQEEESSDVVFEKSVVSNLQTCEVFFRLTLHCRGCFHACISYQNQPISNGDFDIIVLSENEKNIVERNVSTSGVSIYFEAYLYDAPSYTNTQWQLPPTHLSSSQRRPSTATEDEDEDSPSDSQTPEKVKKPKKVYCYVSPKQFSVKEFYLKIIPWRLYTFRVCPGTKFSYLGPDPVHKLLTLVVDDGIQPPVELSCKERNILAATFIRSLHKNIGGSETFQDKVNFFQRELRQVHMKRPHSKVTLKVSRHCLLESSFKATRNFSVSDWSKNFEVIFQDEEALDWGGPRREWFELICKALFDTTSQLFTRFSDNNQALVHPNPGRPTYLRLKVYEFAGRLVGKCLYESSLGGAYKQLVRARFTRSFLAQIIGLRMHYKYFETDDPEFYKSKVCFILNNDVSEMDLVFAEEKYSKTGQLEKVVELMTGGAQIPVTNENKILYLNLLAQYRLANQVREEVDHFLKGLNELVPENLLAIFDENELELLMCGTGDISVCDFKAHAVVVGGSWHFREKVMRWFWTVVSSFTQEELARLLQFTTGSSQLPPGGFAALCPSFQIIAAPTHSTLPTAHTCFNQLCLPTYDSYEEVHKMLQLAISEGCEGFGML
- the AREL1 gene encoding apoptosis-resistant E3 ubiquitin protein ligase 1 isoform X1, which codes for MPSFWLLEHGHLCKDAAVILGCVSHRRDLMFYVIGGVTVSVVALFFTIKFLFELAARIVSFLQHEDRERRGERTIYDYVRGNYLDPRSCKISWDWKDPYEVGHSMAFRVHLFYKNGQPFPAHRPVGLRVHICHVELAIDIPVTQEVLQEPNSNVVKVAFTVRRAGRYEISVKLGGLNVAYSPYYKVFQPGMVVPSKTKIVCHFSTLVLTCGQQHTLQIAPRDEYDNPTSNSVSLIDEHNYSLSIHELGPQEEESSDVVFEKSVVSNLQTCEVFFRLTLHCRGCFHACISYQNQPISNGDFDIIVLSENEKNIVERNVSTSGVSIYFEAYLYDAPSYTNTQWQLPPTHLSSSQRRPSTATEDEDEDSPSDSQTPEKVKKPKKVYCYVSPKQFSVKEFYLKIIPWRLYTFRVCPGTKFSYLGPDPVHKLLTLVVDDGIQPPVELSCKERNILAATFIRSLHKNIGGSETFQDKVNFFQRELRQVHMKRPHSKVTLKVSRHCLLESSFKATRNFSVSDWSKNFEVIFQDEEALDWGGPRREWFELICKALFDTTSQLFTRFSDNNQALVHPNPGRPTYLRLKVYEFAGRLVGKCLYESSLGGAYKQLVRARFTRSFLAQIIGLRMHYKYFETDDPEFYKSKVCFILNNDVSEMDLVFAEEKYSKTGQLEKVVELMTGGAQIPVTNENKILYLNLLAQYRLANQVREEVDHFLKGLNELVPENLLAIFDENELELLMCGTGDISVCDFKAHAVVVGGSWHFREKVMRWFWTVVSSFTQEELARLLQFTTGSSQLPPGGFAALCPSFQIIAAPTHSTLPTAHTCFNQLCLPTYDSYEEVHKMLQLAISEGCEGFGML